Sequence from the Rhinatrema bivittatum chromosome 6, aRhiBiv1.1, whole genome shotgun sequence genome:
cttaatgcgatattggaaaatgaggccctgtgtTTGCTTCTTTTTCTCATTTATAGAAAGTTTTGCTTGTCAGTTTGTTTTCTCCAGCTGTTTGTGCATGTTAAATGCTCTCACACTGTCTTAAACAAACACATTACAGAAAGCAGGGTTGAGAAGAACATGTTTTTCTGGGCAGAGCTCTGTCTTCCGACCCTGGAAATCCTCCTCTGCTGAGTGCATTTTATCCAGAGGACTTCACATGCCTTTCCAGCCTTTCCGTGCTGCCGGGAAGTTGGTGCTGCAGCTGTGGGGCCAGGATGTCCGTGGTCCGAAGCTCAGGCACCGATCAGTAGCAGAGGCCGGCGTCTGGCACATTTTAGCAAGTCAAGCAGGACGCTCTGGATGTGTACACATTCCCCTTCTCCCCGGCCGCTGAAGGCTGCACCGGTTGTGTGCATGCTTTCTGCAAGAGCTCCCCCGGTTTTATTTCTAAATGTTGAAAGCTCtttattacaatttaaaaaaaaggggaaactTTCACTCAACTTGCCCCGTTCAGCCATCTTGTTGTTGTTTGATTTGTGGCTTCACTGCGGCTTCCAGCTCTGCTGGAGCCATCatctcacctcctccctctctccttccacgTTCAGTCTTCActccacccccacctccacctccatctgCCCCCTTCTATTGCCCAGACTCGAGCTTGGAAGCGGAGCCCCCGGACAGGGAAACGAGGAGTCCGGGTTGTGCTTGGCGCGTTTCCTAGTTTGATGGAGCtctttctgctttttatttttctgacaACACTCGTCAGAGAACAGAGCGCAGTGACCTAAGGCGTTTAACGCACAGAACAGTTCCCAGGCGCTAAGGATTGCGCGAGGTGCGTTCCCATCTCCAGCGCTGCACGATAGCCTTGCGTTTACGCCctgctttctgcttttctgtaacttATTTACGTTATGCAGGCACCGTAAGCTCAGATGTTTCTGTGGTTTTCGAGTCTTGCATGCCAGGTGAGCCTTTGATCACACAGGCAGAAGGTTTTGTGCACCTGCATCAGCTTGTCGGGAGTATTTTAAGTGGTATCTGGCATTGGCGTGTAAATATTTCAGTGCCCTCGGGGTAAGTCTGGTCTAAGACAACCCCACCTGACTGGAAGATACTGCACCGTGCAGCAGCCAATTCATCCATCAGATACTTCATCCAGCTGCACAATGAAAACAAATCCATTCTGCTTTTGAAATAGCTTTTCTCTGTAACTTAATTATGTGCAATAATTTTTATTGCAGAGGATTTTAACCGATGGAACctgctcttgaggactggagtaaATTAATTGGGTTCCTATTAATTGAAAAAGGGCCATGAGCCTGTCTGCCCCGTGCCAGAGGCACGGAATGGATGCAAGCCTGTGGGATTAATCTAATACAGGGAGTACATCTCCCAGCAACCTTCCACTGCATGCATACAAGAAGTGCTGTCCTGTGCAGGCCCTGCGCAAGAGCTGTGACCGTCTCGCCTCCCCCACCAGCATCAATGTCACTCCACATCCAAATGTTACCCGCTTTAATGCTGCAGCCCTGCGAGTCCCCTCGGTTCCTGAAGATCGAACACGTCACTGCGCCATTTTACACTTGATTTTTCTAATTGGGCTCTTAAGTCTTACAGGTAGTGTTTCTGTGATGCTTTATAGCTCCGGCCAGCTGTTTTCAGACCAAGTGGAAAATGCAACTGTTCAGATATGATTTTGTGATGGTCGCCACACTGGTTGCGCTGCAGTACCGTAGCTCTGAATGTGGGTAGATCCGGAGATACATTTCATTTCTCACAAGAGTAATAACATCGAACACGGCTGCCATGGGTATGGTTAATGTATGAACCCTGTGcgtgcagacacacacacacacacacacacacacacacaaacactgccacacccatgcacacaccccctctagggatgtgcatcgggtgcccgatcgtttgcgctttcgggttcgtgtggccgtgggaaaatctcgttttcccgcagattggcattttttttttttaagtaaaaaactGTTtttgcactaacaaaaaataacggttttttgttagtgcaaactaacccgaaaaacgattttcatgaaaattcgggGAGGAAAAAGTGTTCGTTTCTCATTTTAACcgatatataatgaattaagaaatatcgtacgatatttcaattcgttataaaaaacgattcacatcctagaCTCCGCACAAACACATGCACGGGCACTGATGGCAAAAACATGCCTGATAGCAGATTCACAGGCTAAATAAAGCCAAGAGGGTAAATATTGACCTTCTTTTCTATCACTAACTGTTGCAAATTATTAATGATAGCTGGAGTAAACAACTCCCCAGTGGGAGAAAACCCAGCGCTGCCCGGTCCTTCCTTATGCTGTATCCGGGAGGCTCTGGTGTGTGCACAGGAATTAAGACATTGCATTTGTTTTGcttgggaggaaaggggagggaaagggtttcgttgcattttaaaagcctgttTGATTAGTTTTACGCATGCACACAGCAACTGAAAGAAAACAAAGGCCCAGCCCATGTCCGTGATACCGCCGTGTGCTTTGTGCCTGCAGGCATGAACCGTTGCATACAAGTTATTTTAGCTCGGTGTCGCTCCCACAGCCCACGGCGGAGCATGGTCGCGGGTCCCTTCGCTTGAAATTCTGCACTATCCATAAAACGGACAACTTTTTCATGGCAGCCGCGGGTTCCTGATTAAAAATAGAAGCACTTAAATGTTCCATATCAGCTAAAGCCAGGAAgggacaggaaagatattttttGCTGCTGGAGGGCTGTTTGCCATTTAATGTTTCCTGTTGTTTTTCCCGGGATCTGAGCATCTCCCATTCCTCGGAGCTTGGGCTCACCGCAgtggcggggggggagggggtaatacCCTTGCATGGGGGTAGTGCTGACACAGGAGCAGTGCTGAAGGGGTTAAACCTCAGCGGGGGTGCCCTATCCAAGTGCCCAGCCtgctcttttattttattctggggGTAATTATTATTGCTCTGTGCCAGTTACCCCAGCCAAcacagatttttcttttcttcccctcgGTCATTTAAGCCACTAGGAATCCTCTCTGTTTGTCCCAGCTCCTTTTGAATTATTTTACCGTTCTTGCTCTCACCCCCTCTTCCGGCAGGGCAGtccctgcatccaccaccctttccatggcCTTGGAGCTTCACTTCAGGAGCCCCTCGTTCTCCTTTCCATCCAGCAAGGGTTTGATGCCGGTGCATTGTTGATATCTTTCAGGGAGTTGAAGGTCTGATTCATAACTccgctctcctctcctccaggccgTACAGATCTGGGTCCTGCAGTCTCAGCTCATGACTTTTCCTGCAGTCCCCCCACACTGttttggttgccttcctctggacTGTTTCCATTCGTGGGTGGGAGCGGGGAGgagaaaatggagaaagatcTTTAAAAAGGTGATTTGGAATTAATTCTATCTTCCTGTCAAATAACTTAAAATTATGCCCTGGAACTGGAACCCAAAATtacataaatgtaaaaataaattgaTTTGCTGGTTAATGAATGGCTAGaaatagtcctgggggaattctgcggaGAAAATAGCAGCGACCCCAGCATGCCTCGAATGGAGCGCACGGAGACGAAGGCCGGTGTGGGCTGTGGGACACGCTCTGcttgtggtgaagatgaaggccccggtgagagagaatgtgtgtgtgggtgtgtatgtgagaggagagggagaggggtgtgggagaggggagggtgagagcgaGAATGGGAGGTGAGACAGCGGGGGGGAGACAGAACCTGTGAGAAGAGTTgcgtgcgtgagagagagagagagagacataggtagcctgtgtgaggatgtatgtgtgagagagaaagggagcttgtgtgggtgtgtatgcaagagagagggccctgtatgaggggaagtgtgtgtgagggagcctgtgtgagggtgtgtgtaggggtgcgtgagagagagacataggtagcctgtgtgaggatgtatgtgtgagagagaaaaggagcttgtgtgggtgtgtatgcaagagagagggccctgtatgaggggatgtgtgtgagggagcttgtatgagggtgtgtgtatgtgtactagagagagggagcctgtgtgaggatgtatgtgtgagagagaaagggagcttgtgtgggtgtgtatgcgagagggaggggatgtgtgtgtgagagtgagggagcctgtatgagggtgtgtgtatgtgtattagagagagggagcctgtgtgtgagagagggagggacagagggagcctgtgtgaggggcagtactgagaatggggtcaaactctgggactggcaatagagtggaaggggttgagcctagaggtggaggggagagatactggcaggtggaggagttggggcctgagagggcaaagtggccaggggagtagggagagcgagtggaagggacactcttacagtgaatttctagggaaattctgcatctttaagtaataacttttttctgtattaatttaaaatgtaattacttaaagactgtcatgtaaattgttttattttgaccaatataaagtttgcagaattctaagtttttgtgcgcagaatccCCCCAGGAGTAAATTAGTGCGCAGTGCGATTCCTCAGGCACCACCACGTGCTCATGGGCCAAAATCCGCATGCACGGAGTTAAAGCATCGTTTGCAATGCTTTTGCCCTCCTACCTTCCGTTCGctgtaaatatttattcttttctgtGGGTCACGCAGGGCTGCTGACATCAGCGACGCGCCTCCAGCAGCCAATCACATCACAGCGTTCAGCAACCAGTGAGCAGGGCCAGATGTAAAGCCGTTCTCCCAGGCTGCCATTTCTGACTCGCTCAATGCGCCTCCTCGTCCGAAAAGCCAGGAAACTGAACTTTGGTTTTACCGGAGAATCATTTTATTAAAACGCTGAGatccgaaacaaaaaaaaaagacgaccCTCCCAAGGCAAACAGCTTCCCTGTCTGACATGTTATCAGCATGACACACACGTGTTTCTTTCCCGTCCTGCCGGGGCTCACCTAGGCCAAAGAAAAGTGTTTCTTACGCAGTGTATACTTAAAACAGGAAAACTCAGCGCTGCAGCTGGGATAATGGTAGGAAAAGGATAaccaaaaataagaataaaaaaatacatcaagGCAAAAGGATCAAAATAGACTGCAGGCAAGGGACTCCTCGAAGCTGAATATGCTTAGGCAATGGCTTTGAGCGTTCAGCTTTGAGGAGCTCCCTTGCCTGCAGTCTATTTTGATCAGGAGGTGGTAGAAGCAGGAATCTGAAAGCACATCACACGAGCTGTTACGGGGTCTGTCCTTTTGCTATTTTCAACTTTCTCACTGAGGCATCATACAGCAGCTGCTTTACAGCAGTTGGTGCAGCTGCAGCAGACATCGCCAAAGTGAGAGGCGGCTGGAATAAGGCGCACTGAAGTCAGCACAGGTTTTAACGTGCATTTTTCTCTGGTAATTTAAAACTCCTGCGAAACACCAGGCTTAATGCCTAAAAGGTGTGTACTAAAAGCCAGCACTAGAATGAGTGTGGGTGCGTAGAAATCCCATCTAAAGGAAGGTGCTCTctattccccagcaatgcagggcagacagcttaaagcacatttccttaaagctggaaatttaactcctgggtcaccGCAGGACTAAACtgaactcacatttctgggggccagtttttccaattatttTGCCGTGTGATAGAAACACAGTGCCACATGGGCACAGCAgtagccaccagaaatgtgaattcACTTTTACTCCACTTCTGATCCAGGAATTAAATTTCCAATCTTGTGTCAGTGAAGCTATTTCAGTTGCCCTGGCCGTATGCATACAGGCATCCCtgacccctcacacacacacggatgggggagggagaaggcgCACACGTACACAGCCCTCACCTCTTCGCTGAGGCACAGTGCCAGTCTTGCACGAAAGGCCATTGTGCCACAGTGCAGTGCATGTTGTTCACTTGTAGGTGCCTGCCCCATTGCAGCAAAGCTTGATAAGTAAACTGAAGTGTAAGCTGTCTGGGAGGGCTACCAACAGCCCAACAGTGCACACTGGCCTTGCATGGAAGATTGCATCCGAACGTGGGCATATTCTTGACATGCAAGGCATGCCAACGGAAAGGGTAAGCTCTCTCGAGCTGGCACCTGCAACCATACACTTGACACTGTTTGTACCCTAGTGGGGATGCAGAACACTAGTGTGTGTACTCTTTGACTGGAGCTGaatgccccagagagcttaccctttgattgcACCTGACATGCCTTGCTCAAATGACCTTGTACGTGAGATTATGCTCAAATTGATATGCTCAgcaccaatctcacatgcaaaGCCAACTTCCTGCTCCTGTTACTTTTACACATTAATGTACATCTGTCGGGATAACTCACGTTTTTAGCAGGTTTTTCATTTAGCACATTTTTTGTTTACTTCTGCTTGATTTGaatcccattagcttactgcatcctgcaTTGCTGCTGGCGTCCACTGCGTGCATTAAccaaaaacccacactaaaatgTAACttaggttttattacatcagcccctaggGTAAGGGCACCTCCAGGACAGCTGGTGCAAAAGACCGGCCCAGCCTTGCAAATCTCTACCACTGCATCACTGCTATCGATCAACGACAGATTTCCCACCTCGCCAGCGGCCAGGGAGTCCCTAGGCTGCTCGGAGGCTTAAAACATTCGCCTTATTTAAAAGCAGATGAGCAGGATTTTACGCGTCCCTAAAGCCAGACTTTCAGAATGTGGTTCATACCGTGGCTTCTTTCCTGGGGCTGCCAGAAAGCAGGCGAATAACACAATGGGGCGAGGAAGCTGTGAGCCGGCAGGCACTACCAGGAGCTCCTGCACCAGGCAGCTCAGGGGGCCTCAGACGTAAAACCCAAAGAGACTGCAAGGCCCTCTGTAGAGTTTGTAGCATAAAAATAATCTGGAGAGAGGCCGAGGGCAGGTGCATGCAGGAAGTGAAGTTTAACAGGCAAGGTTTTGGTTTGGAATTCAAGAGAGACAGAAAATGCCAAGCTGGGCATTGTAAATGCATCATgtactatatatatgtatatgtatatatagatatatatatacatatatatacataaacggatacctttttattagactaaatACAGTTCTTGACTAGTTTTCAGGAGTCAGCTTACAtattttctggggtttttttcactTAAGCTTTATCTCTCTAATAATTATATTCTGCCACAACCCTCTAATGATGTAAACCTACAGTCAatgcaataattaaaatcattaatatgtatatataaaattaCAGGGTACAAAATACCCATCTGTCCCATTTCCAGGCTGGAATTATCACTGCAGGATAAACCCCGTGTAAAGAAGACAAGCTGACACGATAAGTGCTGCTTCCCCATCACCGTATATTCGTTTTGTAGTTTCTACAATCGAAATGGAGTTGATTTAAACAGAGATTAATACAGGTCTGGTTACCATTTAAACATCGCCTTAGGTAAGGACAATGCTTATCGCAGCATCAAACCTCTTTCGCCTCCTGTTCAGCTTGCCGGCTCCAAAACAAAGTAGGAAAAGTGAAATATGATACAGCGAAGTCCTTTCAAGCGTGCGGTCCAAGGCGCAGAGCAGACGGTCCGGGCTTCTCCCCCGCCGCCGGGGTCAAGGCGCGGCCGGGTGGCGGCCCTCGGCGGGCCGGGCCCGGCCCCACTCCCGCTCGATGTACAGGTGGTAGGGGTCGTGCTTGCTCTCCTGCTTGCGGGAGCGCGTGTAGGCCAGGATGAGCGCCCCGGCCAGGCAGGCGTAGAAGATCATGATGAGCAGGATGTAGAGGTAGGccgcctccccttccccctcctcctcctcggccCGGGGGCcggcgccgctgccgttccccgGGGGCAGCGCCTGCAGCACGCGGCTCAGCAGATCGCGCAGCGCCGCCGCCTCGCTGCAGTTCATGGCGGCCGGGCCCGGGTGCCCCGGGAGCTGCCGAAGATCAGGAGCGGGGAACTGCGCGCCTGCTCCCGGCTCGCCGAAGATCAGGAGCGGGGAACTGCGCGCCTGCTCCCGGCTCGCCGAAGATCAGGAGCGGGGAACTGCGCGCCTGCTCCCGGCTCGCCGAAGATCAGGAGCGGGGACTGCGCGCCTGCTCCCGGCTCGCCGAAGATCAGGAGCGGGGAACTGCGCGCCTGCTCCCGGCTCGCCGAAGATCAGGAGCGGGGACTGCGCGCCTGCTCGCCGAAGATCAGGAGCGGGGACTGCGCGCCTGCTCGCGGAAGATCAGGAGCGGGGACTGCGCGCCTGCTCCCGGCTCGCCGAAGATCAAGAGCGGGGACTGCGCGCCTGCTCCCGGCTCGCCGACGCTGGACCCATCTCTTGCATCCCAGCGCCGGCGGGAGGGACCCAGCCTggttcctccccctctctctcgcaGGAGCAGAGCAGCTTCTTATTGGTATCTGTGGGCTGGTCCTTGTTATTTAAATGGGGATTGGGATAATTAAGAAACAAAACAGCCAACCCCCTGCCTTGCTGCTTCTCCGTGGGAAAGTTGCCACTGCCACCCTTCCCTTTCCTACCTCAGGACCGGGGTAATTCCCAGAGCCCCCGCAATTCAAGATTCCGCAGCCAGGGTTAGCAAAGTTTGTCACAATTATGTGGCAAATGTGCCTCACTTTGCATGTAGATTCGCACCTCTAACGATGCGATTTTTCTTTGAAAGACACACACAGGTTGTTTCTAAACGACATTTAAACTATTAACGTTAAGCACAAGGCTCAGCATTTTATAAAGTTAAAAGATATAAGTCGCAAACATTTAACTTTGAAATGCCGCTCTTGAATTGAAATCGTGCAAGCAtcctttttgtattttcttgCCAGTCCCTGTCCTCTTTTTGCGTTTATGAGCTCATGTATGCTCTGATATTTTCtggattagactattgtaatgcgatGTGGCTGGGTTTGCCAAAAAGTACTTTACGGCATCTGCAGATTCTACAAAATACCGCAGCGCGTATATCGACAAACCCCAGAAagagggaccacattactccaattctgaaagagctacactggcttccgatggAACAGAGAATAATTTTTAAGGTTTTATGTATTATTCACAAGATTTTATATGGAGACATgacagactggttaaacacagcaataAGATTACACGTGCCGCAACGCAATTTGAGATCGTCGAATAAAGGCCTTCTCTCGATCCCGAACATTAAATCTGCCCATCTGTGTGAAGTCAGAGAGCGAGCACTATCAATTGCGGGTCCTAAatactggaataaaatgccaacGGACCTGAGATTGCAGCAGGATAAGAGGCAATTTAGGAgagatctgaaaacatggctattccatcaagctttTATAGTCGAGTAAATGGTGGTGCCCCCATGCAATTTTTGgcaggtttttaaaaaatttttaacttttaatttttaactttatcTATCCTTTTACTGTTTttacctctttaaaaaaaatgtttataggtAACAGCTTTTTAGTCGGTGAAAACTTTATAACCTTATAGATAGATGTGTGATTTTAGAATTTTATAAGTTTTATTGCTAATAATTATTGCTTTTAAGGAGCTATAATCTTGAGAAACTGTATTTTCTCTTTCTGTGTTAATTGATGCTAAAAAATGTGAACCATAGAGATGGACTTTTTGTCTacacaacagtatataaaactgtttaaataaataaataacatcagcAGTCTGTCATGCGATTAATTACACATGCAAAGTGAGGCACGTGAAGATACGTCTGCATATGTTAGTCACATGGTATCAAACGCAAAAAGGGCTTgaacgatggcagataaagacccaaatgatccatccagtctgcccagcaaggagcTTGGGTGGCAActacctctctgtgcaggttacctccgtgCCTTTTGTTAAAgctagtaactgccgttccgggCAGGTTATCCCCTATGCCttcaagtttgaaacttgtcagcaatAGTGCTGGTCATCAtgcccccctcctgccagctgagagacaccagcagttgcagactttTAGGTTCTGGGATACTAATACTCAGACATAAGTGAAAACGCACAGGATCACGTctaaggaaaagtccataagcaaaacacattggcaccgtctgaattttcaagaaggtttatcacccagtaaaaagtttgcacattttattttataggtGAGAacaaggcttgggaataactggaAGGAGCAATAGTTGCTACgtttaacagacacatgggggtaacccgcacggcaGATAccatcataagaagcttgctgggcagactggatggacgttcggtccttttctgccatcattactaggtTACATTATAAGTGgtcttaatgtgggtaaaacctgttttcaatggcatgtattttcaaaagtccacttacccgggtaaagtgcacttacacatgtaaaacccagttttaagcctgtaaatatttttgaaaatcaagcccataaTGTAAAAGAGTGACACAATAACTAGAAATTCCATTATTTCACCCAAATCTCATCCAGGACTTAAAAAGCCCACACCATTATATATTAATGCTGAGAAGTTACAAGGCCTTTATAGATCGCCTTGGGCTAcctttgtgtctccactgcaataaaggaattTATAAGACgattggcatctattcctttcttCATCCTGACGGCCTTTATAGATCACCTTTGGGCTAcctttgtgtctccactgcaataaaggaattTATAAGACgattggcatctattcctttct
This genomic interval carries:
- the KCNE5 gene encoding potassium voltage-gated channel subfamily E regulatory beta subunit 5, which produces MNCSEAAALRDLLSRVLQALPPGNGSGAGPRAEEEEGEGEAAYLYILLIMIFYACLAGALILAYTRSRKQESKHDPYHLYIEREWGRARPAEGRHPAAP